The following coding sequences lie in one Gammaproteobacteria bacterium genomic window:
- a CDS encoding OmpA family protein: protein MGQRLQWILFAVLLGASFGAQSAEPASAEGAATGIPAFPASFECSAGSDDCPSVLKEPQSMVFVTRIPFQTGSALLTEQAKNELLRFLVELESFSIVQGFSIVGHSDPSGPEDFNRWLSEKRAAQVSWHFRQSGVDPRTIDISGAGSLQPYVGAIDPAEHRRVEVRVTVRPFL from the coding sequence ATGGGCCAACGGCTGCAGTGGATACTTTTTGCGGTTTTGCTGGGTGCGAGCTTCGGCGCACAATCGGCTGAACCTGCCTCTGCCGAGGGTGCTGCAACCGGCATCCCGGCCTTTCCTGCGTCCTTCGAATGCAGCGCCGGTTCCGACGACTGCCCTTCCGTGCTGAAAGAACCGCAGTCGATGGTATTCGTGACCCGCATCCCCTTCCAGACCGGCAGCGCCCTGCTGACCGAGCAGGCGAAGAACGAGCTGTTGCGCTTCCTGGTCGAGCTCGAGTCCTTTTCAATCGTGCAGGGCTTTTCGATTGTCGGGCACTCGGACCCCAGTGGCCCGGAGGACTTCAATCGCTGGTTGTCGGAAAAGCGCGCCGCACAGGTCAGCTGGCACTTCCGCCAGAGCGGTGTTGATCCCCGCACCATCGACATCTCCGGTGCCGGTTCTTTGCAACCTTATGTTGGTGCCATCGACCCGGCAGAACACCGTCGCGTCGAAGTTCGCGTCACCGTCCGCCCGTTCCTCTGA